Genomic window (Sphingomonas japonica):
GATCGGCACTGGCCTGCCAGTGCGGGGCGTGGCACAGCGCGGGCCATGTTATCCGACAGAGTCCTGTTCATCGACGGCGAAGCGCTGGTGATCGATAAGCCGGCGGGGCTGCCGGTCGACGAGCCGCGCGACCGCAGCCCCAGCGTCACGTCGATGCTTGGCGAATTGACGTTCGGTTTCAAGCGCATTCCCCTGCCGGTGCATCGGCTCGACCGCGATACCAGCGGCTGCCTGCTCCTGGCGCGTAACCCCAAGGCGCACAAGCGGTTCCAGCAGGCGTTCGAATCGGGGGCGGTGCGCAAGCGCTATGTCGCGGTGCTCGACGGGGTGCCGGAGGCGACGGCCGGGCTGATCGACTTGCCGCTGGCCAAGGTTTCGACGCGCGAGGCGGGATGGCGGATGGTCGGCGATGCGAACGGCAAGGCGGCGCGGTCGCGCTGGAAGCTGATCGCGGTGCATGACGGCAGGGCCAAGGTGGCTTTTTATCCCGAAACCGGGCGTACGCATCAGATCCGTGTCCATGCCGCGGAGGGGCTGGGCATCCCGATCGTCGGCGATCCGGTATACGGAAAAGGCGGCGCGATGATGCTGCTGCACGCCGCCGAGCTGGGCGTGGTACGGCCGGGCAAGGACGACATCACCGCGCAGTCGGACCTGCCTGCGCGATTCGTCGCTGCGGGCTTCGGCGATGGCTGAGGAACGGCTCTTCGACCTGCGGGTTCGACGGATGCCGGAGCCATGACCGCGATCCACATCACCCGCTCGATCGCGATCGACAGCGGCGAACTCGAGGAAAGCTTCACGCGTGCGTCGGGGCCGGGCGGG
Coding sequences:
- a CDS encoding RluA family pseudouridine synthase is translated as MLSDRVLFIDGEALVIDKPAGLPVDEPRDRSPSVTSMLGELTFGFKRIPLPVHRLDRDTSGCLLLARNPKAHKRFQQAFESGAVRKRYVAVLDGVPEATAGLIDLPLAKVSTREAGWRMVGDANGKAARSRWKLIAVHDGRAKVAFYPETGRTHQIRVHAAEGLGIPIVGDPVYGKGGAMMLLHAAELGVVRPGKDDITAQSDLPARFVAAGFGDG